From a region of the Streptomyces sp. NBC_01454 genome:
- a CDS encoding ATP-grasp domain-containing protein, whose amino-acid sequence MMTPQGTKPAFILLGGFGVVCRNPLYLTELRKRGYRILLATPESWRDDVAKVHQEPGHPAADIDEVAFVKGALGLDGSFTSGVVGQALKWSERYDIVGVYAVGEIMVEPTGIVADALNLRSPGLRATRVCRSKYLQRWYLKAWSPRSTVIAPEARSDYTTQDADFPCVVKPSGRHSSSGVETAEDAEALANVLGSYPSYETVLVEQKIDGQEFSVESLVQDGDIVFASVTRKETTSSHAQTFVELSHSVPTAPHPAERDMLKANAEVLQKLGFADGIAHSEWRVDATGRPFLMEIAARTPGDGLLVLYELSTGQPLESQITRIALGEPASYPRPSRFARQVYLEHRPGRLNDVSVSWPGVEPVWVGASGLWPKVGSGPVGDGPTLRAVFVLANKGAAVGPLRSSDDRVVTFFIDAATVAELDALEEAVRSSITLDIDAQ is encoded by the coding sequence ATGATGACGCCCCAGGGAACCAAGCCGGCTTTCATTCTGCTGGGAGGATTCGGCGTCGTTTGCCGCAACCCCCTCTACCTGACGGAGCTTCGGAAGCGGGGGTACCGAATTCTGCTGGCCACGCCCGAGTCCTGGCGTGATGACGTGGCGAAGGTACACCAGGAACCCGGTCACCCCGCCGCCGACATCGATGAGGTCGCGTTCGTCAAGGGGGCGCTCGGGCTTGACGGATCGTTCACATCCGGCGTGGTCGGGCAGGCACTGAAGTGGTCGGAGCGGTACGACATCGTCGGCGTGTACGCAGTCGGCGAGATCATGGTCGAGCCGACCGGCATCGTCGCTGATGCGCTGAACCTGCGCTCACCCGGTCTGCGTGCGACGCGCGTCTGCCGCAGCAAGTACCTCCAGCGCTGGTACCTCAAGGCATGGAGCCCCCGCTCCACCGTCATCGCGCCGGAGGCCCGGTCGGACTACACGACGCAGGACGCCGACTTCCCGTGTGTCGTCAAGCCGTCGGGCCGGCACTCCAGCTCCGGTGTCGAGACCGCCGAGGACGCCGAGGCGTTGGCGAACGTCCTCGGCTCCTACCCGTCCTACGAGACGGTTCTCGTCGAACAGAAGATTGACGGCCAGGAGTTTTCGGTCGAATCCCTGGTCCAGGATGGCGACATCGTTTTTGCGTCGGTCACCCGGAAAGAGACCACGAGTTCGCACGCCCAGACATTCGTCGAACTCTCGCACAGCGTGCCGACGGCGCCTCACCCTGCGGAGCGCGACATGCTGAAGGCCAATGCGGAGGTGCTGCAGAAGCTGGGATTCGCGGACGGTATCGCGCACTCGGAGTGGCGTGTCGATGCCACGGGGCGGCCCTTTCTCATGGAGATCGCCGCTCGTACTCCGGGCGACGGTCTGCTCGTCCTGTACGAGCTGTCGACCGGGCAGCCGCTGGAATCTCAGATCACGCGCATCGCGCTCGGTGAGCCGGCTTCCTACCCGCGTCCCAGCCGTTTCGCGCGGCAGGTGTATCTCGAACATCGTCCCGGGCGACTGAACGATGTCTCCGTCTCTTGGCCGGGAGTGGAGCCGGTTTGGGTCGGCGCGAGCGGGCTCTGGCCCAAGGTGGGCTCGGGGCCGGTCGGGGACGGGCCGACGCTGCGCGCGGTCTTCGTGCTCGCGAACAAGGGCGCGGCCGTCGGGCCTCTGAGGAGTTCCGACGACCGTGTCGTGACCTTCTTCATCGACGCGGCAACCGTGGCGGAACTCGACGCCCTGGAAGAAGCCGTGCGCTCTTCCATCACCTTGGACATCGACGCCCAATAA
- a CDS encoding CTP synthase C-terminal region-related (seleno)protein has translation MPESVASAATPHVHAARVALVGDRSPSVRSHARVPFIFESLQEHYALRLDAYWIRTRAVAKGGLEDFDAIWLMPGSPYASEDGALTAVATARERRIPFLGTCAGFHHAVLQFARDTCGLDVGHADNEPDCVAPLIVPLKRPLLGHQRIVSIQQKSLTHQLLAASSVTERYNCSYGLSRNYVRDLRDHGLRASGTSENGEVQIVELVDHPFFVATLFQPELASDERQVHPIIRGLAVAAVEHARAPKRLAS, from the coding sequence ATGCCTGAGTCTGTAGCCAGTGCAGCGACACCACACGTGCACGCTGCGCGAGTGGCGTTGGTTGGCGACCGCTCACCCAGTGTTCGCTCCCACGCTCGAGTGCCTTTCATCTTCGAATCGTTGCAGGAGCACTACGCCCTTCGCCTGGACGCCTATTGGATCCGGACGCGGGCAGTGGCCAAGGGCGGCTTGGAGGATTTTGACGCCATCTGGCTGATGCCAGGAAGCCCTTACGCCAGCGAGGACGGTGCCTTGACGGCTGTGGCGACTGCGCGGGAGCGCCGAATCCCCTTTCTGGGTACGTGTGCCGGTTTTCACCACGCCGTACTGCAGTTCGCACGGGATACCTGCGGGCTGGATGTAGGGCACGCGGACAACGAACCGGACTGCGTGGCACCGCTCATCGTTCCATTGAAGCGTCCGCTCCTAGGACACCAGCGCATCGTATCGATCCAGCAGAAGTCGCTGACTCACCAACTCCTCGCAGCGAGTTCAGTGACCGAGCGCTACAACTGTTCCTACGGCTTGTCGCGGAATTATGTGAGAGACCTGCGTGACCATGGACTCCGCGCATCCGGAACCTCGGAAAACGGCGAGGTTCAGATTGTCGAGCTTGTGGATCACCCCTTCTTTGTGGCTACTCTCTTCCAACCAGAATTGGCCAGTGACGAGCGCCAGGTGCACCCGATCATTCGTGGCCTTGCTGTGGCAGCCGTAGAACATGCTCGAGCACCGAAGAGACTCGCGTCCTAA
- a CDS encoding LysR family transcriptional regulator, producing the protein MEYNLLRTFHAVAHHASFSEAAHVLGLTQSAVSQHIAALEQDLGVVLLHRRPVAPTEAGTRLLDHAQPLLLRLDAARADMKRLSDARPSRLTIARTALAAPELLAQALSDISKDNARLGLSVDTVPAVEIPMGVAVGSHDVGLVTGAVAPSDPLLLPDLGPIVVHPLCQEELYLLLPHHHPLAHWSTIDLRDLVDARWIDAPESSVPLGQLRTIAGFGGFRADVHFAGSDVPQLVSLVAAGLGLAVLPRSACTGLRGVVGVPVASPHLVQRTELLHVSQAPSTVKALVTSLKAWTQLGDRPGNPGAEENVAVAGRAPSVSDPSWVSIITGLSPQSFYELIVKLRDRGADGLRRGRPWSLPLTDRVLLVAAYWRTDLTLRRVAALYDVSKSTADRIIGDLRPWLMVRPSGQREDKTVWIADGALITAPHRATADDLSLGERVVVDAKTRLALMVETG; encoded by the coding sequence ATGGAGTACAACCTGTTGCGCACCTTTCATGCCGTGGCCCACCACGCCTCTTTCAGTGAGGCAGCGCACGTTCTCGGGCTCACCCAGTCCGCCGTGTCGCAACACATTGCCGCGCTCGAGCAAGACCTGGGCGTCGTACTGCTGCATCGAAGGCCGGTGGCGCCGACCGAGGCCGGCACGCGCCTGCTGGATCATGCCCAGCCGCTGCTGCTGCGTCTCGATGCGGCACGTGCCGACATGAAGCGTCTGTCAGATGCCCGGCCGAGTCGGTTGACGATCGCTCGCACAGCGCTTGCGGCACCGGAGTTGCTCGCCCAGGCGCTGTCCGACATATCCAAGGACAATGCCCGGTTGGGACTTTCGGTCGACACCGTCCCCGCCGTCGAGATCCCCATGGGCGTGGCGGTGGGATCCCATGACGTGGGCCTGGTTACCGGAGCCGTTGCCCCCAGCGATCCGCTGCTTCTCCCAGACCTCGGCCCCATCGTGGTCCACCCCCTCTGTCAGGAGGAGTTGTACCTGCTTTTGCCGCACCATCATCCGCTCGCTCACTGGTCCACCATCGATCTCCGTGATCTCGTCGATGCACGGTGGATCGACGCTCCCGAATCATCTGTGCCATTGGGCCAGTTGCGAACCATTGCCGGTTTTGGCGGCTTCCGGGCGGATGTCCATTTTGCTGGATCGGATGTGCCGCAATTGGTGTCCCTGGTTGCCGCCGGACTCGGCCTGGCTGTGCTTCCGAGATCCGCGTGCACCGGGCTCCGGGGTGTGGTCGGCGTTCCCGTCGCCTCACCGCATCTGGTGCAACGGACGGAACTCCTCCACGTATCGCAGGCGCCGTCAACGGTGAAGGCACTCGTCACGTCCCTGAAAGCCTGGACACAGCTCGGCGATCGTCCCGGAAACCCCGGCGCGGAAGAGAATGTTGCGGTAGCCGGCAGGGCGCCTTCGGTGTCGGATCCGTCCTGGGTCTCGATCATCACGGGCCTGAGCCCCCAAAGCTTCTACGAGTTGATTGTTAAATTGCGGGACAGAGGTGCGGACGGACTACGCCGTGGTCGTCCGTGGTCCCTCCCCCTGACGGACCGTGTGCTGCTCGTCGCCGCCTACTGGCGTACGGATCTCACCCTGCGACGCGTTGCCGCCCTTTACGACGTCTCGAAGTCCACGGCAGACCGGATCATCGGCGACCTCCGGCCTTGGCTCATGGTCCGTCCCTCCGGCCAGAGGGAGGACAAGACGGTATGGATCGCCGACGGAGCGCTGATCACTGCGCCGCACCGCGCCACGGCTGATGACCTCTCCCTGGGTGAACGGGTGGTCGTCGATGCGAAGACGCGCCTGGCCCTGATGGTGGAGACCGGGTAG
- a CDS encoding gamma-glutamyl-gamma-aminobutyrate hydrolase family protein → MQKPLIGITTYLEAARWSVWDMDAALLPAGYPRLVQRAGGVAVMLPPDDPTAAGEVLARLDGLVIAGGPDVDPEHYGQQRHQRTGPPARERDAWELALIGVALTDSIPLLGICRGMQLMNVACGGTLLQHLPDVVGHEGHAARPGTFEQHDVRVVDGTQLASMVADGARVPTYHHQAVDKLGKGLRASAHADDGTVEAVETERGGFAIGVEWHPEMGDDLRVMRALVDAAATRSTTQSTAGR, encoded by the coding sequence GTGCAGAAACCGCTCATCGGAATCACCACCTATCTCGAGGCCGCTCGGTGGAGCGTCTGGGACATGGATGCCGCGCTACTCCCAGCGGGATACCCGCGACTGGTACAGCGGGCCGGCGGAGTGGCGGTGATGCTGCCGCCGGACGATCCGACGGCGGCCGGGGAGGTGCTCGCCCGGCTTGACGGACTCGTGATCGCGGGAGGGCCCGATGTGGATCCCGAACACTACGGTCAGCAGCGTCATCAGCGGACGGGGCCGCCGGCCCGGGAGCGGGATGCCTGGGAACTGGCTTTGATCGGGGTAGCGTTGACGGACAGTATCCCGCTGCTGGGAATCTGCCGGGGCATGCAGTTGATGAACGTCGCCTGTGGTGGAACGCTGCTCCAGCATCTGCCCGACGTGGTCGGCCACGAAGGCCATGCGGCACGGCCCGGGACCTTCGAGCAGCACGACGTCCGGGTGGTGGACGGAACGCAACTCGCCTCGATGGTGGCGGACGGCGCCCGGGTCCCCACCTACCACCATCAAGCCGTCGACAAGCTAGGGAAGGGTCTGCGCGCCAGCGCCCATGCCGACGACGGCACCGTGGAGGCCGTCGAAACAGAGCGCGGCGGCTTCGCGATCGGCGTGGAGTGGCACCCGGAAATGGGGGACGACCTGCGGGTCATGCGTGCGCTGGTCGATGCCGCGGCAACCCGGAGCACGACGCAGAGCACAGCGGGGCGATAA